The following are from one region of the Salvia splendens isolate huo1 chromosome 2, SspV2, whole genome shotgun sequence genome:
- the LOC121788426 gene encoding mitochondrial arginine transporter BAC2-like, with translation MEELLNNKTFAVHAAAAATSVALGTAVTYPLDTLKVLMQVGSTGKRPLTAADVYHRVRVLSGYSGLYNGVGWLALGRTLGLGVRFGVYEILTAFYKDGREDDHLLLSEALLAGFASGTVESLISSPFEMIKVRAQVASASGLTPPPSIVEKSAVPPLVSRLLPRYSLDMNAMTKSMGLLSTLASRNGNILDSLKEYPWMMTGSGKPPPVSNVRTLSEIVSLEGWTALWRGYRSGMVRDSIFGGLFFGSWQFLHQVMINWKAVNMDPMPRYDSEVGPLSPVAVSLSAGVSGAFAAAVSHGFDTTRSRSQCTVLPKYLSLERKFLKWRKSGNRFERLTGIHPADRNLLLNGIGLRMARSGLASSVIVGSYYFAINHLVSS, from the exons ATGGAAGAATTgttgaataataaaacattcgCGGTGCACGCTGCCGCTGCGGCTACCTCCGTGGCCCTGGGCACTGCCGTGACATACCCGCTGGATACTCTCAAAGTCTTGATGCAG GTTGGCTCCACTGGTAAGAGACCGCTGACTGCAGCTGATGTTTATCACAGAGTGCGAGTTTTATCGGGATATTCAG GTTTGTATAATGGCGTTGGATGGCTGGCTTTGGGAAGAACATTGGGTCTTGGTGTTCGCTTTGGCGTTTATGAGATATTGACCGCATTCTACAAGG ATGGTCGTGAGGATGATCATTTACTTCTCTCTGAGGCTCTACTGGCAGGATTTGCTTCTGGAACAGTCGAATCACTTATAAGCTCTCCATTTGAAATGATTAAAGTTCGTGCTCAGGTTGCTTCTGCTTCTGGCCTAACACCCCCACCATCTATTGTTGAAAAGAGTGCTGTTCCTCCTTTAGTTTCGAGATTACTTCCCAGATATTCCTTGGATATGAATGCAATGACCAAATCCATGGGCCTTCTATCCACCTTGGCCAGTAGGAATGGAAACATATTGGATTCCTTGAAAGAATACCCATGGATGATGACAGGATCTGGGAAACCACCTCCTGTTAGCAATGTTCGAACCTTATCAGAAATTGTTTCTTTGGAAGGATGGACGGCTCTCTGGAGAGGTTATAGATCTGGTATGGTGAGAGATTCCATTTTTGGTGGCTTATTTTTTGGGAGCTGGCAATTTTTACACCAAGTCATGATCAACTGGAAAGCTGTGAATATGGATCCTATGCCAAG GTATGACAGTGAAGTTGGTCCATTATCGCCAGTAGCTGTTAGTCTTTCTGCTGGAGTTTCTGGTGCCTTTGCTGCAGCTGTTTCACATGGTTTTGACACCACGAGAAGTCGATCACAATGCACTGTTTTACCTAAG TACTTATCCTTGGAGAGGAAATTTTTGAAGTGGCGTAAATCAGGGAATAGATTTGAGAGGCTCACTGGAATCCACCCAGCTGACAGAAATTTACTGCTGAATGGCATAGGGTTGAGGATGGCCCGTTCTGGACTTGCATCATCTGTCATCGTTGGAAGCTACTATTTTGCTATCAATCACCTGGTGTCGAGTTAA
- the LOC121761125 gene encoding putative clathrin assembly protein At1g03050, with amino-acid sequence MAPRKMRQVIEAVKDQTSISLAMLASSSALSDLEVAIVKATRHGQNPPNQGYIAEIISLTRYSRNMVNACIGIIARRLNRTKDWVVALKALLLVQRLLSQSGTAFEQEMFFTTRRGTRFLNMCDFQDSSRKAWDCSAFVRMYALYLDELLEFRMQGRTERGRDRGHYKVEEEKDGGGNDVVVRATPVSEMDNDAVFRRVDHLMQLLERFLACRPTGGAKHNRIVVVALYPILKESFEIYHCITEILGTLIERFMQLEVPDMMQVHDIFSHISEQYDELDCFYNWCKKVGIMRLPDYPNVEKISHQKLDMMNDFIQHKSSMLHNRNAIESKPAHTKEVWTEPQKALSPIKEETAGEVNVTPEPQQGKKTQEEGDLLNLYDDAPTPQDFGDQLALALFDGYPSTTAPVSTSPPWEAFEESESGDWETALVQSASHLSNQKPSLPQGFDPLILDGMYQYGAMAHKGASTGFYATGSASSVALGSAGRPAIPALPAPQSPANCGVNSFSPNDPFAASLAIAPPSYVQMSEMEKKQRLLLQEQLLWQQYTRDGMHGQVGLANLQQNSYQYIPNVYAAAW; translated from the exons ATGGCCCCAAGAAAGATGAGACAAGTTATCGAAGCAGTCAAGGATCAAACCAGCATTAGCCTGGCTATGCTCGCCAGCAGCAGCGCCCTCTCCGACCTTGAAGTGGCCATCGTCAAAGCCACTCGCCATGGCCAGAACCCGCCCAACCAGGGCTACATAGCCGAGATCATCAGCCTCACGCGCTACTCCCGCAACATGGTCAACGCCTGCATCGGCATCATTGCCAGGCGCCTCAACAGAACCAAGGACTGGGTGGTGGCCCTGAAGGCGCTCCTGCTCGTCCAGCGCCTCCTCTCTCAGAGCGGCACCGCCTTTGAGCAGGAGATGTTCTTCACCACCAGGCGAGGGACTCGCTTCCTCAACATGTGTGATTTCCAGGATTCATCAAGGAAGGCGTGGGACTGCTCTGCGTTTGTCCGGATGTATGCCTTGTACTTGGACGAGCTCCTCGAGTTCCGGATGCAGGGCCGCACGGAGAGGGGCAGAGATCGTGGACACTATAAGGTGGAGGAGGAAAAGGATGGTGGTGGCAACGATGTCGTGGTGAGGGCTACTCCTGTGTCTGAGATGGACAATGATGCCGTTTTCCGCCGCGTTGATCATCTCATGCAGCTTCTTGAGAGGTTTTTAGCATGTAGACCAACAG GTGGTGCTAAGCATAACAGAATTGTGGTTGTGGCACTCTATCCCATTTTGAAAGAAAGCTTTGAAATCTACCATTGCATAACAGAAATACTAGGGACGTTGATAGAGCGTTTTATGCAGCTGGAAGTACCTGACATGATGCAAGTCCACGACATCTTCTCTCACATCTCCGAGCAGTATGACGAGCTTGATTGCTTCTACAACTGGTGCAAGAAAGTCGGGATCATGCGTTTGCCTGACTATCCTAATGTTGAGAAAATCTCCCACCAAAAACTTGACATGATGAACGACTTCATTCAACACAAGTCATCTATGCTGCACAACAGGAATGCCATCGAGTCAAAGCCTGCGCACACGAAAGAAGTGTGGACAGAGCCTCAGAAGGCGTTATCACCAATTAAAGAAGAAACAGCAGGTGAAGTAAACGTTACTCCTGAACCACAACAAGGTAAAAAAACTCAAGAAGAAGGTGATCTGCTGAACCTGTATGACGACGCGCCAACGCCTCAGGATTTCGGGGATCAACTGGCTTTAGCCTTGTTTGACGGCTATCCGTCTACAACTGCTCCTGTAAGCACAAGTCCTCCATGGGAAGCCTTCGAGGAATCGGAATCAGGGGACTGGGAGACAGCCTTAGTTCAGTCTGCTAGCCACTTGTCAAACCAGAAGCCGTCTCTCCCTCAAGGCTTTGATCCATTGATTCTTGATGGTATGTACCAATATGGGGCAATGGCACACAAGGGAGCTTCCACGGGTTTCTATGCCACTGGAAGTGCTAGTAGTGTTGCACTAGGGTCTGCCGGGAGACCAGCCATACCGGCCTTGCCAGCACCACAGTCACCAGCTAACTGTGGTGTCAATAGTTTCTCACCAAACGACCCTTTTGCAGCTTCTCTTGCCATTGCGCCACCTTCCTATGTGCAAATGtctgagatggagaagaagcaaAGGTTGTTATTGCAAGAGCAGCTATTGTGGCAGCAGTATACAAGAGACGGCATGCATGGACAAGTAGGATTAGCAAATTTGCAACAGAATTCTTATCAATACATCCCAAACGTTTACGCAGCAGCTTGGTAA